The Pochonia chlamydosporia 170 chromosome 3, whole genome shotgun sequence genome contains the following window.
ACCAGGTCCAGACCCTCACGGTACCTGGTGCTGTAATTCTTAAAGTCCACCTCACCCTTGGCAGGCCAAGAAACAGGGGGGCGTCGTTCGGGAATAATCTCTGGTGCTTCGCTGGGGAGTCTTGCATATTCCAGAACACGCTCAACCGAGACAATGTTGGTCTCAACTTCAACTGTTTGACGGACGATCCAGTTGAGCGAAGTCGTAATCTGGAGGGCATACGACATGGCCAGGCCAACAGTACCCTCAGTCAAATCAGCGTTGTTTGAAacggcgatgatggcaaggcCCGCAGCAGCTAGAATCACCACGGCGCCCATAAACTCAAGACGGACAGCAAGCCAACGATTGGCGCTGATTGAGGGGAAGTAGGCGCGCAAATTGGCATCAACGCGCCACTCATTCTCCAGCTCAAATCGCTCTCGCTGGCGGAAAGCCCGAATAGTCGTGATGCCACCAAGAGACTCTTGGAAGTGAGCATAAATGGGACTGCGGCTGACACTGTCAAGTCGTTTGAGTTCTCGAGATGTGCGGAGATAATAACGCTGGATCCAGTAATATGTAAGGGCAAGGGGAATGATGAATGCGATGAAAGGGGGTGTGGAGAAAGAAATGACGCCCAAGGTGAAGCAGGATCTCGCCGCATTAACAAACAACATGTTGAATACTCGTGCCAACACTTCGTCAACGCGGTAAATGTCGCTGGAGAATCTGTTCAAAATTCGCCCGGCTGGCGTAGTGTCAAAGAATGACATCGGAGCCCTGAAAATCGCATTCGCCATTCTTTCGTGCAGCTTGCGGGAAGCCTCGATGGAGCAGAATATCCAAAGGATTAGGGTTTGACCAACAGTGAGTAGGGATGAGCCAATACCAAATACGAAGTAGATACCGATATACATGCCGATATTTTTGTTGGAGCCGTTCCTTTCATTATCTTCGGACCACTGCTTCAGCCAGACGGAGCCACCAATGCTGGCAGATTGTGACGCCAACAGGGCAAACATGTACACAGCCACGGCAGCCAGATTGTTTTCCTTGGCATATTCGCCGTATACGGACCACTTgaccttgccttgctctACGAattcttttgcttgcttggtTCGTGAGGCGCCGGCAAGCTCCTCGTCGGTTAGCTTGCCCCGGGGTCCTCTAAAGCTTGCTGTGCTAGCACGTCGCAAAGTTGCCATGCTGCCAGATCGggctttcttcttggcaCCTTGGCCGGTTTTGATTGGCTCCATCTCTGGGACGTCCTCGAGGGCTTCGTCGACTTCTTCCTTGTTGTGACCGGTGCTAGATTCGCCTTCAATGATAGTCGACGTCTCGCTGGACGGTGGGCTAGAGCTGCCAGAGGCATTGTTCGAGTCATGCCCAGCAGTCCTGAGCAAATCAGCAACCAGTCCCTTCTTAGCAACGAGCTGAGAGTACGTTCCCTTCTCAGCGATTTCACCGTCCTTGAGCATAGTAATGAAGCTGGCCTGGCGGAGAACAGGAATCGAGTTGGTTGCCAGAATTCTGGTCTTTGTTGAAAGCAAGCCACGAGGGCCAAGGACATTATCAATAATGTGGCGCCCAACGTGAGAGTCCACGGCAGACAAAACATCATCCAAAAGGTAGATGTCAGCTCTGGCATATACGGACCGAGCAAGAGATACTCGTGCCTTTTGTCCACCGCTAAGCGAAATGCCTCTCTCTCCGACAacagtctcatcaccatcaggGAGCTGAGCAAAGTCATCCAAGAGTGCACAAGCCTTGATTGTCTTCTCATAGAATTCGGAGTCATATTTGTACCCAAAAACGATGTTTTCCTTGACAGTGGCGTTCAAGATCCAAGTCTGTTGAGATGCGTATGCCACAGTGCCTCTGACCTCGGCAGATCCCTTGACCTTCCACAGGTCGCCGAGAATACTCTGCAAGAAAGATGATTTGCCGGCACCAACGCGGCCGACAATGCAAGACAGTTCACCCTTGTACGCAGTAAAGTCGATATCCTTTAGAACGTCCTTGGTCTCATGACGGTTCCAGGAGAACGTGCCGTCACGGATGAGAACGGTTTCTTCGCCCATTTCTTTGGGTGCAGGCTTGATGGTTACCGAATCTGATTGCAATTCCTCGGCCGTCAGGAAGTCAGTCAAGCGGCCAATAGCGACAGACGCTTCAACAATGGACGTGATGACCATGGGCAGGACTGCCAACGGGAAGGTCAACAAATTGAAGAGAGCCAGGGCGGGAAAGATGATGTCGGTTGTGAGAGGTCGGTCTTGTGTCAGGACAAATACGGTGAAAGTAGAGCATGACACAAAGAAGGGGGCCGTGTTCCAGGTAAAGTTGGCAAAAGCCTGTGTCGCGCCAATTCGTCGAAGATTCTTGAGCTCTTGCTCATTACGAACATAATTCAATTTGTTCATAAAGGCAGCTCCCCAGGCGTAGAGTTTGATGCTCTTC
Protein-coding sequences here:
- a CDS encoding cadmium factor (similar to Coccidioides immitis RS XP_001242271.1); the protein is MDPYSEQQVLLQTGSFTGFRPLQKLGSNYFSISGFRQPLCGNEEGWGPISKYRYDFTPCFIDVWVATVSVYALLLGPIAIWWLLRKKKKLEDGTTKNAHFYIKQSLLAFLIADFAVQLAIQIIGMPGIWYGDFRVLTTFLTILSMFVIFSIQWIEHFRLRHANGVVLFYWLLLIISLTVKLRSLISQQVYEANLPYFITYSIGFGFTVAEFLVEWLWPRQHVPSGYEAISEDEECPVEYATVFSRLTFAWMTPMMRYGYKVFLTESDLWGLAKPDQTKTTGGAFEKAWAHELHNRPKSPSLWLAMFRAYGGPYAIAAFFKIGNDIAQYIQPQLLRLLLTWVKSYNPDYGVVAEPVIKGAAIAFAMFACAVFQTTMVHQYFQMSFETGMRIKGGLSSTIYRKSLRLSNEGRSTKTTGDIVNYMAVDAQRLQDLTQFLQQAWSAPFQIIICMVSLYNLVGWSMMAGIVVMIVMMPAQGWVARIMKSLQKDQMKNKDARSRLINEIITNMKSIKLYAWGAAFMNKLNYVRNEQELKNLRRIGATQAFANFTWNTAPFFVSCSTFTVFVLTQDRPLTTDIIFPALALFNLLTFPLAVLPMVITSIVEASVAIGRLTDFLTAEELQSDSVTIKPAPKEMGEETVLIRDGTFSWNRHETKDVLKDIDFTAYKGELSCIVGRVGAGKSSFLQSILGDLWKVKGSAEVRGTVAYASQQTWILNATVKENIVFGYKYDSEFYEKTIKACALLDDFAQLPDGDETVVGERGISLSGGQKARVSLARSVYARADIYLLDDVLSAVDSHVGRHIIDNVLGPRGLLSTKTRILATNSIPVLRQASFITMLKDGEIAEKGTYSQLVAKKGLVADLLRTAGHDSNNASGSSSPPSSETSTIIEGESSTGHNKEEVDEALEDVPEMEPIKTGQGAKKKARSGSMATLRRASTASFRGPRGKLTDEELAGASRTKQAKEFVEQGKVKWSVYGEYAKENNLAAVAVYMFALLASQSASIGGSVWLKQWSEDNERNGSNKNIGMYIGIYFVFGIGSSLLTVGQTLILWIFCSIEASRKLHERMANAIFRAPMSFFDTTPAGRILNRFSSDIYRVDEVLARVFNMLFVNAARSCFTLGVISFSTPPFIAFIIPLALTYYWIQRYYLRTSRELKRLDSVSRSPIYAHFQESLGGITTIRAFRQRERFELENEWRVDANLRAYFPSISANRWLAVRLEFMGAVVILAAAGLAIIAVSNNADLTEGTVGLAMSYALQITTSLNWIVRQTVEVETNIVSVERVLEYARLPSEAPEIIPERRPPVSWPAKGEVDFKNYSTRYREGLDLVLKNINLDIKSHEKIGVVGRTGAGKSSLTLALFRLIEPATGHIGIDDLNTSSIGLLDLRRRLAIIPQDAALFEGTVRDNLDPGHVHDDTELWSVLDHARLKDQVSSMDGGLEAKINEGGSNLSQGQRQLVSLARAMLTPSNILVLDEATAAVDVETDAMLQATLRSPLFSNRTIITVAHRLNTILDSDRVVVLDKGEVVEFDTPGELFKKQGVFYGLMKQAGLEIE